Proteins from one Natrinema salinisoli genomic window:
- a CDS encoding helix-turn-helix domain-containing protein, whose protein sequence is MREFVFALEYDPGTNPVADALEAHPDTTVRSLSCHVTSESLWRVDHATGSAEGVEALEAAYREPSYCADCLVRDDCGADCETQVLDRSSDELVVYTYWDRTDVCTSVPHLALEYLGEGLLFETYREGRRYRWRIVLGSDAPIHDFFDALGDEVGECAGMEMLRLTDLDPDRNRPESEDSLPPEQRDALRAAVEHGYYETPRRIDLSELADELNVPRSTLSYRLRRAEASLATTFVTEDDSLETLAAGH, encoded by the coding sequence ATGAGAGAGTTCGTCTTCGCCCTCGAGTACGACCCCGGAACGAATCCGGTCGCGGACGCGCTCGAGGCCCACCCGGACACGACGGTTCGGTCGCTGTCGTGTCACGTGACGTCGGAGAGTCTCTGGCGCGTGGATCACGCGACCGGCTCCGCGGAGGGAGTCGAAGCCCTCGAGGCGGCCTATCGGGAGCCCTCCTACTGTGCGGACTGTCTGGTTCGAGACGACTGCGGCGCCGACTGCGAGACGCAGGTCCTCGATCGCTCGAGCGACGAGCTCGTCGTCTACACCTACTGGGACCGCACCGACGTCTGTACGTCGGTTCCTCACCTCGCGCTCGAGTACCTCGGCGAGGGGCTACTGTTCGAGACCTACCGGGAGGGCCGGCGGTACCGGTGGCGGATCGTCCTCGGGAGCGACGCGCCGATCCACGACTTCTTCGACGCGCTCGGCGACGAAGTCGGCGAGTGTGCGGGCATGGAGATGCTGCGGCTGACCGATCTCGATCCTGACCGGAACCGCCCCGAGTCGGAGGATTCGCTTCCGCCCGAACAACGGGATGCATTACGAGCAGCCGTCGAACACGGGTATTACGAGACGCCCCGACGGATCGATCTCTCGGAGCTCGCGGACGAACTCAACGTGCCGCGATCGACGCTCTCGTACCGCCTCCGACGGGCCGAAGCGAGCCTCGCGACGACGTTCGTGACGGAAGACGACTCGCTCGAGACGCTCGCGGCGGGTCACTGA
- a CDS encoding acyl-CoA dehydrogenase family protein translates to MEFGLNEEQQQIREEVRRFAENEIEPHAEEYDTEEKFPHEVVDKAAEMGLVGSSIPIEYGGAGYSTLESVIIAEELFSVDPGIALSIMACSFGTEAIREFGTEDQKERFLEPVAKGEKISGAAISEPDTGSDVSSVSTRAEKDGDEWVINGNKMWITNGSVGDFFVALCKTDPDAESRYDGFSQIVIESDRDGFSADKITGKLGIRASDTAELIFDDVRVPEENLIGDRDAAFLQQMQFFDATRTGVAAQGLGIAKGALEAALEYAEDREQFGQSISEFQAIQHKLAEMATETEAARNLTYKAAWNVDQGNDITKLASMAKEYASRVAVEVSNEAVQIHGGAGYVNDFPVERFYRDSKITQIYEGTTEIQKNVIARELLDD, encoded by the coding sequence ATGGAATTCGGACTCAACGAAGAACAACAGCAGATTCGCGAAGAGGTCCGCCGATTCGCGGAGAACGAGATCGAGCCCCACGCCGAAGAGTACGACACCGAAGAGAAGTTCCCCCACGAAGTCGTCGACAAGGCCGCCGAGATGGGGCTGGTCGGTTCCTCGATCCCCATCGAGTACGGCGGTGCCGGCTACTCGACGCTCGAGTCGGTCATCATCGCCGAGGAACTGTTCTCGGTCGATCCCGGCATCGCGCTCTCGATCATGGCCTGTTCGTTCGGGACCGAGGCCATCCGCGAATTCGGGACCGAAGACCAGAAGGAACGCTTCCTCGAGCCCGTCGCGAAAGGCGAGAAGATCTCCGGCGCGGCGATCTCCGAGCCCGACACCGGTTCGGACGTCTCCTCCGTCTCGACACGTGCCGAGAAGGACGGCGACGAGTGGGTGATCAACGGCAACAAGATGTGGATCACCAACGGCAGCGTCGGTGACTTCTTCGTCGCGCTCTGTAAGACCGACCCCGACGCCGAGAGCCGCTACGACGGCTTCAGCCAGATCGTCATCGAATCCGACCGCGACGGTTTCAGCGCGGACAAGATCACGGGCAAACTCGGCATCCGCGCCTCCGACACCGCCGAACTCATCTTCGACGACGTCCGCGTCCCCGAGGAGAACCTCATCGGCGACCGCGACGCCGCGTTCCTCCAGCAGATGCAGTTCTTCGACGCCACCCGTACCGGCGTCGCCGCACAGGGACTGGGCATCGCCAAGGGCGCCCTCGAGGCCGCCCTCGAGTACGCCGAGGACCGCGAGCAGTTCGGCCAGTCCATCTCGGAGTTCCAGGCCATCCAGCACAAGCTCGCGGAGATGGCCACCGAAACCGAGGCCGCGCGCAACCTGACCTACAAGGCCGCCTGGAACGTCGATCAGGGCAACGACATCACCAAACTCGCATCGATGGCCAAGGAGTACGCCTCCCGCGTCGCCGTCGAAGTCTCCAACGAGGCCGTCCAGATCCACGGCGGTGCCGGCTACGTCAACGACTTCCCCGTCGAGCGCTTCTACCGCGACTCGAAGATCACCCAGATCTACGAGGGGACCACCGAGATCCAGAAGAACGTCATCGCGCGGGAACTGCTGGACGACTAA